From Nguyenibacter vanlangensis, one genomic window encodes:
- the metE gene encoding 5-methyltetrahydropteroyltriglutamate--homocysteine S-methyltransferase, which translates to MTVTVATLGFPRIGPRRELKQALEEHWAGNGDEAALQAAAARLRADNWIWQRDRGADIIPSNDFSLYDHVLDMSVMVGAIPSRYGWSGGPVDSATYFAMARGTRGDAAAGCAHGHADAASADASGTDTAGGLPAAEMTKWFDTNYHYLVPEFSADQVFRLSSAKPVDEYLQARALGIETRPVLLGPISYLLLGKARGGAFDPLSLLPRLLPVYVAILRALADAGAGWVQIDEPCLVTDLTDAARAAYGRAYAQLAAGAGVRLMLATYFGALGDNLDTALALPVDGLHIDLVRAPDQLGPVLAAARPDLVLSLGVIDGRNVWRADLQALLDRIAPAVRTGRTIQLAPSCSLLHTPLDLDRETALDGEIRSWLAFAVQKITELATLARALNDGPAAVRAELDAASAAAASRGTSPRIHDPSVQQRMAAIDPAQARRASPFAVRQAAQRARLGLPAFPTTTIGSFPQTGDVRQARAAHARGTLSDAAYDSFLRAEIVRAVQWQEEAGLDVLVHGEFERNDMVQYFGERLSGFAFTRHAWVQSYGSRYVRPPIIYGDVRRPEPMTVAWWRYAQSLTDRPMKGMLTGPVTILNWSFVRDDQPRERTCRQIALAIRDEVTDLEAAGAAIIQIDEAALREGLPLRRADWQAYLDWAVACFGIAASGVADATQIHTHMCYSEFNDIIDAIAAMDADVISIETARSRMDLLDAFTGRRYPAEIGPGVYDIHSPRAPAAGEMLDLLRAAAGRIDPDRLWVNPDCGLKTRKWPEVRTAIAAMVDAARRMRAA; encoded by the coding sequence ATGACCGTCACCGTCGCCACACTGGGCTTTCCCCGCATCGGCCCCAGGCGAGAACTGAAACAGGCGCTGGAAGAACACTGGGCCGGAAACGGCGACGAGGCCGCACTCCAGGCCGCGGCCGCACGCCTGCGCGCGGACAACTGGATCTGGCAGCGCGATCGCGGCGCCGACATCATCCCGTCCAATGATTTCTCGCTGTACGACCATGTGCTGGACATGTCGGTCATGGTCGGGGCCATCCCGTCCCGCTATGGCTGGTCCGGCGGCCCGGTCGACAGCGCGACCTATTTCGCCATGGCCCGCGGCACCCGGGGCGACGCGGCGGCAGGCTGCGCGCACGGCCACGCCGATGCCGCCAGCGCCGATGCCTCCGGTACCGATACCGCCGGGGGCCTGCCCGCCGCGGAAATGACCAAATGGTTCGACACCAACTATCACTACCTGGTGCCGGAATTCTCCGCCGATCAGGTCTTCCGCCTGTCCTCGGCCAAGCCGGTGGATGAGTATCTCCAGGCCCGCGCGCTCGGCATCGAAACCCGCCCCGTCCTGCTGGGGCCGATCAGCTACCTGCTGCTGGGCAAGGCCCGCGGCGGCGCCTTCGACCCGCTGTCGCTGCTGCCGCGCCTGCTGCCGGTCTATGTCGCCATCCTGCGCGCCCTGGCCGATGCCGGCGCCGGCTGGGTGCAGATCGACGAACCCTGCCTGGTCACCGACCTGACCGACGCGGCCCGCGCCGCCTATGGCCGCGCCTATGCGCAGCTCGCGGCCGGCGCCGGGGTGCGCCTGATGCTGGCGACCTATTTCGGCGCGCTGGGCGACAATCTCGACACCGCGCTCGCCCTGCCGGTCGACGGGCTGCATATCGACCTGGTGCGCGCACCGGACCAGCTCGGCCCCGTCCTGGCGGCGGCGCGCCCCGACCTGGTCCTGTCCCTGGGCGTCATCGACGGCCGCAATGTCTGGCGCGCCGACCTCCAGGCGCTGCTGGACCGCATCGCCCCGGCCGTGCGCACCGGGCGGACCATCCAGCTCGCCCCCTCCTGCTCCCTGCTGCACACCCCGCTGGACCTCGACCGCGAAACCGCGCTGGACGGCGAAATCCGCTCCTGGCTGGCCTTCGCGGTGCAGAAGATCACCGAACTCGCCACCCTGGCCCGGGCGCTGAATGACGGACCGGCCGCGGTGCGGGCCGAACTGGACGCGGCATCGGCGGCCGCCGCGTCGCGCGGCACCTCGCCGCGCATCCACGACCCGTCGGTCCAGCAGCGGATGGCGGCGATCGACCCCGCCCAGGCCCGCCGCGCCTCGCCCTTCGCCGTCCGCCAGGCGGCGCAGCGCGCCCGGCTCGGCCTGCCCGCCTTTCCCACCACCACCATCGGCTCCTTCCCCCAGACCGGCGACGTGCGCCAGGCCCGCGCCGCCCATGCCCGCGGCACCCTGTCGGACGCGGCCTATGATTCGTTCCTGCGCGCCGAAATCGTCCGCGCCGTGCAATGGCAGGAAGAAGCCGGGCTCGACGTGCTGGTCCACGGCGAATTCGAACGCAACGACATGGTGCAATATTTCGGCGAACGCCTGTCGGGCTTCGCCTTCACCCGCCATGCCTGGGTCCAGTCCTACGGCTCGCGCTATGTCCGCCCGCCGATCATCTACGGCGACGTCCGGCGCCCCGAACCGATGACGGTCGCCTGGTGGCGCTATGCCCAGTCCCTGACCGACCGGCCGATGAAGGGCATGCTGACCGGCCCGGTCACCATCCTCAACTGGTCCTTCGTCCGCGACGACCAGCCGCGTGAACGGACCTGCCGCCAGATCGCCCTCGCCATCCGCGACGAGGTCACGGACCTCGAAGCGGCCGGCGCCGCCATCATCCAGATCGACGAGGCCGCACTGCGCGAGGGCCTGCCCCTGCGCCGCGCCGACTGGCAGGCTTACCTGGACTGGGCGGTGGCCTGCTTCGGCATCGCCGCCTCGGGCGTGGCCGACGCGACCCAGATCCACACCCACATGTGCTACTCGGAATTCAACGACATCATCGACGCCATCGCCGCGATGGACGCCGACGTCATCTCGATCGAGACCGCACGCTCCAGGATGGACCTGCTTGACGCTTTCACCGGGCGCCGCTACCCGGCGGAAATCGGTCCGGGCGTCTACGACATCCACTCGCCCCGCGCCCCCGCCGCCGGCGAGATGCTCGACCTGCTGCGCGCCGCCGCCGGCCGGATCGACCCCGACCGGCTCTGGGTCAACCCCGATTGCGGGCTCAAGACCCGCAAATGGCCCGAGGTCCGCACCGCCATAGCCGCCATGGTGGACGCGGCGCGCCGGATGCGCGCCGCCTGA
- a CDS encoding metalloregulator ArsR/SmtB family transcription factor: MSRSLVIFQALADPTRLRILALLRTMELSVGEIAQVLGQSQPRVSRHVKILVAAGLAERRKEGSWVFLTLGTEEDFGPLLAAMDRWDRHDDAERAADIARLKAVRTVRAMAAEDYFETHAANWDAIRSLHVAEGDVEAAILRVLAPEPIGRLVDIGTGTGRMLELLAPRADSAVGFDRSPAMLRLARTKLAQVGLTQAALAQAALENAELRQGDMYALPLAAGAADVAVMHQVLHYAQHPAAAIAEAARLLAPGGRLLVVDFAPHEREDLRERDAHVRLGFSDAHMAEWFAAAGLRAEEPVRLDGELTVKLWLGRRAADGR, encoded by the coding sequence ATGAGCCGATCGCTTGTCATTTTCCAGGCCCTGGCCGATCCGACGCGGCTGCGGATCCTGGCGTTGCTGCGCACGATGGAACTGTCCGTCGGCGAGATCGCGCAGGTGCTGGGGCAGAGCCAGCCGCGCGTGTCGCGCCATGTGAAGATCCTGGTGGCGGCCGGGCTGGCGGAGCGTCGCAAGGAAGGGAGCTGGGTGTTCCTGACGCTGGGGACGGAGGAGGATTTCGGGCCGCTGCTGGCCGCCATGGACCGGTGGGACCGGCATGACGACGCCGAGCGCGCGGCGGACATCGCCCGGCTGAAGGCGGTGCGTACGGTGCGGGCGATGGCGGCGGAGGATTATTTCGAGACCCATGCGGCGAACTGGGACGCGATCCGCTCGCTGCATGTCGCGGAGGGCGATGTCGAGGCCGCGATCCTGCGCGTTCTGGCGCCGGAGCCGATCGGGCGGCTGGTGGATATCGGCACCGGGACGGGGCGGATGCTGGAATTGCTGGCCCCCCGGGCGGACAGCGCGGTCGGGTTCGACCGCAGCCCGGCGATGCTGCGCCTGGCGCGGACCAAACTGGCCCAGGTGGGGCTGACCCAGGCGGCGTTGGCCCAGGCGGCGTTGGAAAATGCGGAATTGCGGCAGGGCGACATGTATGCGCTGCCGCTGGCGGCCGGTGCCGCGGACGTGGCGGTGATGCACCAGGTGCTGCATTACGCGCAGCACCCGGCCGCCGCGATCGCCGAGGCGGCGCGGCTGCTGGCGCCGGGCGGGCGGCTGCTGGTCGTGGATTTCGCCCCGCATGAGCGCGAGGATTTGCGCGAGCGCGATGCGCATGTGCGACTGGGATTTTCCGACGCGCACATGGCCGAATGGTTCGCCGCCGCCGGGTTGCGCGCCGAAGAGCCGGTGCGCCTGGATGGCGAGCTGACCGTCAAGCTGTGGCTGGGCCGCCGCGCGGCCGACGGCCGCTGA
- the metF gene encoding methylenetetrahydrofolate reductase [NAD(P)H]: MSFLSLPGLSLPGLSQPGHAAGPFPWLAPAEAPDAEIGVSFEFFPPKTEKMADGLRQAVAGLAPLGPRFVSVTYGAGGSTRDRTLAVLREMVRDHAVPVAGHLTCVGASRAEVDAVARDYWQAGVRHIVALRGDAAEPGGRFVPHPEGYENAAALVAGLRRVAPFEISVAAYPETHPEARSPQADLDNLKAKIDAGACRAITQFFFEAESFLRFRDRAAAAGIDAEIVPGILPVGNVAQAYRFAEMCGARVPDWMRRLFDGLDAQPGARAMVTTAVAAALCAQLRAAGVSQFHFYTLNRADASLALCRLLGRRGGES; this comes from the coding sequence ATGTCTTTTCTTTCCCTTCCCGGCCTTTCCCTTCCCGGCCTATCCCAGCCTGGACACGCCGCCGGCCCGTTTCCGTGGCTTGCCCCGGCCGAGGCGCCGGACGCGGAGATCGGGGTGTCGTTCGAATTCTTTCCGCCCAAGACCGAGAAGATGGCGGACGGGCTGCGCCAGGCGGTGGCCGGCCTGGCGCCGCTGGGGCCGCGCTTCGTGTCCGTGACCTATGGCGCGGGCGGGTCGACGCGCGACCGGACGCTGGCGGTGCTGCGCGAGATGGTGCGCGACCATGCCGTGCCGGTGGCGGGCCACCTGACCTGCGTCGGGGCGTCGCGCGCCGAGGTGGACGCGGTGGCGCGGGACTATTGGCAGGCGGGGGTGCGGCATATCGTCGCGCTGCGCGGCGATGCGGCCGAGCCTGGCGGGCGGTTCGTGCCGCATCCGGAGGGATATGAGAACGCGGCGGCGCTGGTCGCAGGCCTGCGGCGGGTGGCGCCGTTCGAGATTTCGGTCGCGGCCTATCCGGAGACCCATCCCGAGGCGCGGAGCCCGCAGGCGGACCTGGACAACCTGAAGGCCAAGATCGATGCCGGGGCGTGCCGGGCGATCACGCAATTCTTCTTCGAGGCCGAGAGTTTCCTGCGGTTTCGCGACCGCGCGGCGGCGGCGGGGATCGATGCGGAGATCGTGCCGGGGATCCTGCCGGTGGGGAACGTGGCGCAGGCCTATCGCTTTGCCGAGATGTGCGGCGCGCGCGTGCCCGACTGGATGCGGCGCCTGTTCGATGGGCTGGACGCGCAGCCGGGGGCGCGGGCGATGGTCACCACGGCGGTTGCCGCCGCGCTGTGCGCCCAGTTGCGCGCGGCGGGCGTGTCGCAATTTCATTTCTATACGCTGAACCGGGCGGACGCGTCGCTGGCGCTGTGCCGGCTGCTGGGACGGCGCGGCGGGGAATCATGA
- a CDS encoding DUF2459 domain-containing protein has product MAYDPRAIGSDGAGIMRVFSRWTPIRQARPARAPARLCLLALLAGCAAAPGPAPSCDPLPPDTLPLYLVDRGWHTEIGIPAADLTGPLAYFRQVFPGARTVLFGYGKKTFFTAPTSSPEEYLIGPFPGPAVIQVFALTVAPPQAYAPGTVVTLPLPPAGMARLSAFIGDDLVPGQRTMGQGTMGQGTSGQGTSGQGTLGQGTLGQETTGREERPRLVAVGHLPESLFYAARSRYTLFHTCNGWVEQALRQAGLPIPDGRAIFAGQVMRKGRQAARRLCPLPPPPSDGAR; this is encoded by the coding sequence ATGGCATATGATCCTCGGGCGATCGGTTCGGACGGGGCAGGCATCATGCGGGTATTTTCACGATGGACGCCTATCCGGCAAGCACGCCCGGCCCGCGCCCCGGCACGGCTCTGCCTGCTGGCGCTCCTGGCCGGCTGCGCGGCGGCGCCGGGGCCGGCGCCCTCCTGCGACCCCCTGCCGCCCGACACGCTGCCGCTCTACCTGGTCGACCGGGGCTGGCACACCGAAATCGGCATCCCGGCGGCCGACCTCACGGGACCGCTGGCCTATTTCCGCCAGGTCTTCCCCGGCGCGCGCACCGTCCTGTTCGGCTACGGCAAGAAGACATTCTTCACCGCCCCGACGTCCAGCCCGGAAGAATATCTGATCGGCCCGTTCCCCGGCCCGGCCGTCATCCAGGTCTTCGCCCTGACCGTCGCGCCGCCGCAGGCCTATGCCCCCGGCACCGTCGTCACCCTGCCGCTCCCGCCCGCCGGGATGGCGCGCCTCTCCGCCTTCATCGGCGATGATCTGGTGCCAGGGCAAAGAACAATGGGGCAAGGAACAATGGGGCAAGGAACATCGGGCCAAGGAACATCGGGCCAGGGGACGTTGGGCCAGGGGACGTTGGGGCAGGAAACTACGGGGCGAGAGGAACGGCCGCGCCTGGTGGCGGTCGGGCACCTGCCCGAAAGCCTCTTCTACGCGGCGCGCAGCCGCTACACCCTGTTCCACACCTGCAACGGATGGGTGGAGCAGGCCCTGCGGCAGGCCGGGCTGCCCATACCCGACGGCCGGGCGATCTTCGCCGGACAGGTCATGCGCAAGGGCCGGCAGGCCGCCCGCCGGCTCTGCCCGCTTCCACCCCCGCCGTCGGACGGCGCGCGATGA
- a CDS encoding LacI family DNA-binding transcriptional regulator has translation MTGGRVTRRAVSSTDVARLAGVSQSAVSRTFSAAGGVSAPTRARVLEAAAALGYRPNRIPAIMQSGRSHMVGVVVGGLDNPFYAAVLDHFAVALRALGLQVLLVRVDDALALDGALEQLAGYRVDAAVTALAVGSRAAAEALSALRVPTVCFNSRLTGPWISTVRSNNRAAGRQAAALLAARGVRAAGWLAGPRESAAARERGRGFAEGVAARGLAPPVAIAGDDSHAGGYDAMRRLLRARQPPEGLFCGNDLMACGAIDALRDAGLSVPGDVLVIGYDNIPQAGWRAYDLTSFDQQVERMAGAALEMLTAALADPSNAAMGRTRAVAARLVERGSTGAAAGDAGSDDAGGDDAGGGDAGATGDDAGADRAGKARRAQEVGDRPA, from the coding sequence GTGACGGGTGGGCGCGTGACGCGCCGCGCCGTGTCCTCGACCGACGTCGCGCGGCTGGCCGGGGTGTCGCAATCGGCGGTGTCGCGGACGTTTTCCGCCGCCGGCGGCGTGTCGGCGCCGACGCGCGCGAGGGTGCTGGAAGCGGCGGCGGCGCTGGGATACCGGCCCAACCGGATTCCGGCCATCATGCAGTCCGGCCGGTCGCACATGGTCGGGGTGGTGGTGGGCGGGCTGGATAATCCGTTCTATGCCGCCGTGCTGGACCATTTCGCGGTGGCCCTGCGGGCGCTGGGGTTGCAGGTGCTGCTGGTGCGGGTGGACGATGCGCTGGCGCTGGACGGCGCGCTGGAGCAACTGGCGGGCTATCGGGTCGATGCGGCGGTCACCGCGCTGGCGGTCGGCAGCCGCGCGGCGGCCGAGGCGCTGTCGGCGCTGCGCGTTCCGACCGTCTGTTTCAATTCGCGCCTGACGGGGCCGTGGATTTCCACCGTACGGTCGAACAATCGTGCCGCCGGGCGGCAGGCGGCCGCCCTGCTGGCCGCGCGGGGCGTGCGGGCGGCCGGGTGGCTGGCGGGGCCCCGCGAGAGCGCCGCCGCGCGCGAGCGCGGGCGCGGGTTCGCGGAGGGGGTGGCGGCGCGGGGCCTGGCGCCGCCGGTCGCGATCGCGGGCGATGACAGCCATGCCGGCGGGTATGACGCCATGCGGCGGCTGCTGCGGGCCCGACAGCCGCCGGAGGGGCTGTTCTGCGGCAATGACCTGATGGCGTGCGGGGCGATCGACGCGCTGCGCGATGCGGGGTTGTCGGTGCCGGGCGACGTGCTGGTGATCGGCTATGACAATATTCCGCAGGCGGGGTGGCGGGCCTATGACCTGACGTCGTTCGACCAGCAGGTGGAACGGATGGCCGGCGCCGCGCTGGAGATGCTGACGGCGGCGCTGGCCGATCCGTCGAACGCGGCCATGGGGCGAACCCGCGCGGTGGCCGCGCGGCTGGTGGAGCGCGGCAGCACCGGTGCGGCGGCCGGAGATGCGGGCAGCGATGATGCGGGCGGCGATGATGCGGGCGGCGGGGATGCGGGCGCCACCGGGGACGACGCGGGCGCGGACCGGGCGGGAAAGGCGCGGCGGGCGCAGGAGGTGGGTGACAGGCCTGCATAG
- the aroE gene encoding shikimate dehydrogenase gives MTSHNFLAALTGSFSTPCADNPTVAMIEAAYRHHGMNARYINCDVKPEGLADAVRGAKAMGWAGFNCSIPHKVAILSHLDRLAESAAIIGAVNCVVIRDGALIGENTDGKGFLTSLTQVMDPAGKTVCLLGAGGAARAIAVELALAGARHLTIVNRDARRGQDIAALITESTPADARFVAWDGAFAVPEDTQILINATSVGLGDAEAMPAIDCDSLRPGLVVADVIPNPPKTALLRAAEKRGCVTLDGLGMLVNQGVISVRLWFGTSPEPSVMARTLEDIFGVR, from the coding sequence ATGACGTCCCATAATTTTCTTGCCGCGCTGACCGGATCCTTTTCCACCCCGTGCGCGGACAATCCGACCGTCGCGATGATCGAGGCGGCGTATCGCCATCACGGGATGAATGCCCGCTATATCAATTGCGACGTGAAGCCCGAGGGGCTGGCGGATGCCGTGCGGGGCGCCAAGGCCATGGGGTGGGCCGGGTTCAACTGTTCGATCCCGCACAAGGTCGCGATCCTGTCGCACCTGGACCGGCTGGCGGAATCGGCGGCGATCATCGGCGCGGTGAATTGCGTGGTCATCCGTGACGGCGCGCTGATCGGCGAGAATACGGACGGCAAGGGGTTCCTGACCTCGCTGACGCAGGTCATGGATCCGGCGGGGAAGACGGTCTGCCTGCTGGGGGCGGGCGGCGCGGCGCGAGCCATTGCCGTGGAACTGGCGCTGGCCGGGGCGCGGCACCTGACGATCGTCAACCGCGATGCGCGGCGGGGGCAGGACATCGCGGCGCTGATCACCGAATCGACGCCGGCCGACGCGCGTTTCGTGGCGTGGGACGGGGCGTTCGCGGTGCCCGAGGACACGCAGATCCTGATCAACGCCACGTCGGTGGGGCTGGGCGACGCGGAGGCGATGCCTGCGATCGATTGCGACAGCCTGCGTCCGGGCCTGGTGGTGGCCGACGTGATCCCCAACCCGCCGAAGACCGCGCTGCTGCGCGCGGCGGAGAAGCGGGGCTGCGTGACGCTGGACGGGCTGGGCATGCTGGTCAACCAGGGGGTGATCAGCGTGCGGCTGTGGTTCGGCACCTCGCCGGAGCCGTCGGTGATGGCGCGCACGCTGGAGGATATTTTCGGCGTCAGGTAG
- a CDS encoding aldo/keto reductase, with protein sequence MDYVRLGRTGLQVSRICLGCMTYGVPERGRHPWTLDEDRSRPLIRQALEAGINFLDTANSYSDGTSEEIVGRAIRDFARRDEIVLATKVFFPTRSGPNGSGLSRRAILTEIDNSLRRLGTDHVDLYQIHRWDPHTPIEETMEALHDVVKAGKARYIGASSMYAWQFAKAVYTARQHGWTEFVSMQDHLNLLNREEEREMLPFCRDQGIGVLPWSPLARGLLARDWRESTTRQESDDMTRALYSGTVAADRAVIDAVGRIAAERGIARAQVAMAWVLQQPGVTAPIVGASKPGHLDDALGALSVTLEAHEIEALEVPYVPHPVVGF encoded by the coding sequence ATGGATTATGTGCGACTGGGCCGGACGGGCCTGCAGGTTTCGCGTATCTGCCTGGGCTGCATGACCTATGGCGTGCCGGAGCGCGGACGGCACCCCTGGACGCTGGACGAGGATCGCAGCCGGCCGCTGATCCGTCAGGCGCTGGAGGCCGGGATCAATTTCCTGGACACGGCCAACAGCTATTCCGACGGCACGTCGGAGGAGATCGTCGGGCGGGCGATCCGCGATTTCGCGCGGCGCGACGAGATCGTGCTGGCCACCAAGGTGTTCTTTCCGACGCGGTCCGGGCCGAACGGGTCGGGCCTGTCGCGGCGGGCGATCCTGACGGAGATCGACAACAGCCTGCGCCGGCTGGGGACGGATCATGTCGACCTCTACCAGATCCATCGCTGGGACCCGCATACCCCGATCGAGGAGACGATGGAGGCGCTGCACGACGTGGTGAAGGCGGGCAAGGCGCGCTATATCGGCGCGTCGTCGATGTATGCGTGGCAGTTCGCCAAGGCGGTCTATACCGCGCGGCAGCATGGCTGGACCGAGTTCGTCAGCATGCAGGACCATCTGAACCTGCTGAACCGCGAGGAAGAGCGGGAGATGCTGCCCTTCTGCCGGGACCAGGGGATCGGCGTGCTGCCGTGGAGCCCTCTGGCGCGGGGGCTGCTGGCCCGCGACTGGCGCGAGAGTACGACGCGGCAGGAGAGCGACGACATGACCCGGGCGCTGTATTCGGGCACCGTGGCGGCGGATCGCGCGGTGATCGACGCGGTGGGGCGCATCGCGGCCGAGCGGGGCATTGCGCGCGCGCAGGTGGCGATGGCGTGGGTGTTGCAGCAGCCGGGCGTGACGGCGCCAATCGTCGGCGCGTCGAAGCCGGGGCATCTGGACGATGCGCTGGGTGCGCTGTCGGTGACGCTGGAGGCGCACGAGATCGAGGCGCTGGAAGTGCCGTACGTGCCGCATCCGGTCGTTGGGTTCTGA
- a CDS encoding 2OG-Fe(II) oxygenase, producing MTLNIALQVGDPAPWFVEASSDRQGPYHFDKAAGRYALLFFFGSSMRPEVRESLAVVERHKAMLDQANLLFFGISSDPEDAARLTADPAAPGLHYIYDGAGKVGPLYGFRPEGPPAWLLVDPMLRVIAVFGHQPGVAQGIFELLARIPPAAARAQAEATPVLMLSDVFEPAFCAHLIDHYGRVGGALSGVFTEYDAGQSVRAMDMRFKRRRDCRIEQPELVAQIEQRISRRIVPEIRKIFQFHATYLERILVACYDAAEQGRFGAHRDNTLAAVAHRRFAISINLNDGFSGGGVSFPEFGPRAFSPPAGGAVVFSCGLMHRVETVTAGRRFACLTFAYDEAAAEIRRAHWKDRRGADGG from the coding sequence ATGACGCTGAACATCGCTTTGCAGGTCGGCGATCCGGCCCCGTGGTTCGTCGAAGCCAGTTCGGACCGGCAGGGGCCGTATCATTTCGACAAGGCGGCGGGGCGTTATGCGCTGCTGTTCTTTTTCGGGTCGTCCATGCGGCCGGAGGTGCGGGAAAGCCTGGCTGTCGTGGAGCGGCACAAGGCGATGCTGGACCAGGCCAATCTGCTGTTTTTCGGGATCAGTTCCGATCCGGAGGACGCGGCGCGCCTGACGGCCGATCCGGCGGCGCCGGGGCTGCATTATATTTACGACGGCGCGGGCAAGGTCGGGCCGCTGTATGGATTTCGTCCCGAAGGGCCGCCCGCCTGGCTGCTGGTGGACCCGATGCTGCGGGTGATCGCGGTGTTCGGCCATCAGCCGGGGGTGGCGCAGGGCATTTTCGAATTGCTGGCGCGCATTCCGCCCGCCGCCGCGCGGGCCCAGGCCGAGGCGACGCCCGTGCTGATGCTGAGCGACGTGTTCGAGCCGGCATTCTGTGCGCATCTGATCGACCATTACGGGCGGGTCGGCGGCGCATTGTCCGGGGTGTTTACCGAATATGATGCCGGGCAGTCGGTGCGGGCGATGGATATGCGCTTCAAGCGCCGGCGGGATTGCCGGATCGAGCAGCCGGAGCTGGTGGCGCAGATCGAGCAGCGGATTTCGCGCCGTATCGTGCCGGAGATCCGGAAAATCTTTCAGTTCCACGCGACATATCTGGAGCGGATTTTGGTGGCCTGTTACGACGCGGCCGAACAGGGGCGGTTCGGCGCGCATCGCGACAATACGCTGGCGGCGGTCGCGCATCGGCGCTTTGCCATCTCGATCAATTTGAATGACGGATTTAGCGGCGGGGGCGTCAGTTTTCCGGAATTCGGCCCCCGCGCCTTCTCGCCGCCGGCCGGCGGGGCGGTGGTGTTTTCCTGCGGGCTGATGCATCGGGTGGAGACGGTGACGGCGGGGCGGCGCTTTGCCTGCCTGACCTTTGCCTATGACGAGGCGGCGGCCGAGATCCGCCGGGCGCATTGGAAGGACAGGCGTGGGGCGGATGGGGGGTGA
- a CDS encoding cupin domain-containing protein translates to MKIHAIVLIISSLACTNASAATQHQGWTPDAIPWQVTAPDGTRYAQLEGKSDKGRAPFSYAFSIPAGVWDAPHSHSATARVFVAKGILRIGYGSSFDHSRARSYPAGSYVIVPAGVVHFDGSDTDTIIIGTATGPWTTTYVDRSSPTSAGP, encoded by the coding sequence ATGAAGATACACGCCATCGTTTTGATTATTTCGTCACTCGCCTGCACCAATGCTTCGGCTGCGACACAGCATCAAGGATGGACGCCAGACGCCATACCGTGGCAAGTAACAGCACCCGATGGAACGCGATATGCCCAGCTAGAAGGTAAAAGCGACAAAGGGCGGGCGCCCTTTTCCTATGCGTTTTCGATTCCCGCCGGTGTCTGGGATGCTCCTCATAGCCACAGTGCAACGGCTCGCGTCTTTGTCGCAAAAGGGATCTTGCGAATTGGGTATGGCAGCAGCTTCGATCATTCCAGAGCAAGATCCTATCCGGCAGGAAGTTACGTCATTGTTCCCGCTGGGGTCGTGCATTTCGATGGCTCCGATACGGACACCATCATCATCGGTACGGCGACTGGGCCTTGGACAACGACCTACGTCGATCGGTCGTCACCCACGTCAGCAGGACCGTAA